TTATTCTTTTCTTGTTTTTTTGTACGCTTGTTTTTCTTTTCCTTAACCTGTTTTGTACTCATTTTTTGAAGTAATCTTTCTTTGATCATCACTTTATGTTCAAGAGCCGCTTCTCTTTTAACGAAACTGTTAATTCTACCTTCTGTACTATTATTGACTGTAGGATTTTGCATAAAAGCAGAAATTTCACTGTTCAATCTAATGGCTTGTTTTTCAAACTGTGTTAAAGCATTTAAAAGTCCTTTTACTTTTGTATTATTACCATAAGTCGCTTTTAAACTTGCAATTTTGGCTATTAATGCTGTTAATTTGTTTTGAGTATCGTTTAATGTCTGAATAGAAGTTAAATTAGTTTTATTACCCGCTGTACTGTTGTTACCTAAAGTGCTATTTGAAGTATCGTTCGATTCATTTGTTGCATTCGTGCTGCCAGTAAGTGCCTCTGATATTTCGTCTGCAAACGAAGGCACTATCAAAGCCATTGTAATTGCTGCAGCAAAAATAACCAAGAATATCTTTCTCAATTATTCATCACCTCCGAATTATGCTTAAATGAGTTATTTTAATATATAAATATATTTAAGGCTTATTTTTCAAAAAATAATACATTTAAGCTTAATGTGACCTTTTTCCCATTATTTAAAACAGTTAAACAGGAAAAATGTGACTAATATCACAGTTAAAATATTCCAAAAAATATAGAAAGAAGATATTTAAAATTAAAAAAATAGTCAAGTATTTAATTAATCAATTATTCTTTTAAATGCTTTACAAGATGTCCTAATTCAGGTAATATTATTTTTAAACCTAAAGTTACTGCATTAGGAGATCCGGGAAGACATATTATCAATTTCCCTTTATAAACACCTGCAGTCGCCCTGCTTAAGATTGCACCGGTTCCAAGTTCTTTATATGATTCATATCTAAATATTTCCCCAAAACCATCTAATTCCTTCTCAAATACTTCTTTTAAAGTTTCTATGGTTATATCCCTGGACCCAATACCTGTTCCACCTGTTGTAATGATAATATCAGCCTGGAAATTATCAATTATGTGATTAATCATTGAAAGAAGGAATCCCGCATCATCTGGAATTACCGAATAAAAAACAACCTCATTATTTTTCCTCAAAGCTTCTTTTATAATGCTTCCAGATGGATCATTGTTTTTAAAATTTAAAAAATCATTAAACTTGGAATCGCTTAAAGTAATAACCGCCCCTTTAACTGATTTAGGTGCTTCTTTTTTGTGTTTTTCCATGCTCTCGCTTTTCATCTAACCACCTCAAGTAAAAGATAAAAAATAATTTGAAATATCTATTTTTATCCTTGAAATCAATTATAATTAAATAATTCAAATTAAATATTATTTAGAATTTTATGTATCAATTTTTACTTGGTTATATGTTATTAATATATGAAATAGATTAATTTCAAGACTGTAAAAATATCTTTAAAATAGTCTTAGAATTTCCAGGTAAGTCCAATAAATTCTGATTAAAGATAAATGATATCTTGAACTGTATTAGACAGAAAATTAATAAAAAAGAGTTTGGAAACCGGGAGGGCATTAGATCCAAAAATCAGAGGCGGTTTGATTTTTTTGCGGAAAATTAAGAGGAGTCTAATTTTACCCTCCCTCCTATATATTATGTGTATTTCATTGCATAAAAATTTTGTGAATTGTATGAAAAAACCATTATTTCTGCCTTAATAATCAAAAATTTAAATAATATGAGATATATTTTGATTTAAATATCTCTAATTTAGAATTTTAAAAATTAGCTAATAAATCAATATAATTGTCAATTTTAGCATAAATATAATTATAAACCACTTGTGAAGAAATAAAACACATATAACTATTACTGATATATAAATCCATACCATAACGCCAATAAAAGGTTCTAAAGAGTTTAAATCAATTTAAATTAAAAAAATAAGGAAAACAGTTGTTAATCAAAAAATGATGTTAATTATAGAAATCTTTATTCTATCTTGAATATCCACAATTCTTACAATATCCATTAGACCAGGATGTTCCAAAGAATCTATATGCACCACAGCTTGGACAGTACAAAATACCGTCGTTATCACCATATCCACACACATCACACATTTTACCTTTATATTGAGGATAATGACCACAATTAGGACAATCTCTTGCATATGATGAAGACCCTGATGAGGAACCTCCAGAATTACCACCAGTATTAACTGTATGAGTGCCAGTTGAATCACTGGTATTATCTATACATCCAGATACCCCGCATGAAATAACTGCTATCATCACAATAACCGTAAATATTTTCATATTTTTTATCAATCTAATCCCCTCCTTTATACCTAATAATAGTTATATAAACTATTATTTATCTTTTTGCAGATTAACGATAAATTATCTAAAAAAGAGTAACACAAAAAGCTATAAATATTATTAAGTAAATTTAGGGATAGAATATCGTATATTTGGACAAATAAATCTTTTTAATAATATTATTTAAAATAATAATGGAAAATAAAGCTAATTTTAAAGTTCCTGTTAATGTTCAAAATATATTGTCAGATAAGAAGTAAATACTTTAAACTAGAAACAATAATATTATGCAAAAACAGATTTTCATTCTGGACACATCTGCAATTATTGGAGGATTTTATTCTAAAAAAGAAGCTAATTTTACAACTAATGATGTTATTCAGGAAATAAAAGATTTGAAATCCTCAATATTATTGGAATCAACCATAGAAAAAGGTTTTATTAAGATAAGAGAACCTGATGAAAAAGACATAAAAGAAATCGATGCAGTTATTAAAGCTTCTGGAGATATTTTACGTCTCTCTGATGTGGATAAAAATATTATTGCACTGGCATTAAAGTATAAGAAAAAAGGATTTAAACCCCTGGTTATAACAGACGATTATTCCATGCAAAATACATTAAAAACTATTAATATAGATTACAGTAGTGTTCTAACTGATGGAATAGAAGAAGTGATCAATTGGGTCAAAAAATGTAAAGGATGTAAAAAAATATATCCTTCCGATTACCAGTATGAAGATTGCGAGATATGTGGCTCTCCTATTTTTAAAAAAAAGATAAAAATTAAGAAATAAATAATTATAGTTTTGAAGATAATCATCAATTTTATTAAAGTACCCCCATTAACGTTAATTTTAATAGACTAATCATTCTTACAATAGATAATGAAAATTGGAATTGTTGTTCATGGACCATTTATTGTTGATTCTGGTTATGCTGAGAAAATTTTAAAGCTACTCAACAATTATGGAGAAGTTAAAGCCCGTTTAGGAGGTACAATGGGTAGAACTGCTGTCCACGACGCAGGACTTGAGGATAAAATTGATATAAGCAGAAAACTTCTTCCAAGCGAATCAATAGATAAATTTGCAGATGAAAAGTATGATGTTATTTTTTTAATAAACTATGGAAAATCTTCCGTAACTGGTCATGCATTTGGATTTAAAGTATATAACCGATGCAAGGGCAATCCTCCTTTAATTCAGATTGAAAGGCCTGGAGAAACAGATGGAAGTGTAGTACCCTGGACCAAATCATTAGAGGGGCTTGGTGAAAAGATTTCCAAAGATTTGAATCTTCAAGTAGTTGATCCTCAGATAATAAAAGAAAAAATGGCTTCAAATAAAGTAAGTAAAACCGAAAGAGCTGTTGCAGGAGTTTCTCTTGGGGAAAATATATTTGTAAATGGAATTGTTATTGGTAAATCAACATCGTGCGATGTTACTCTAATTGCAGAAAATGGCATTATAACTGAAATAAAAGGTGGGAATATTAAAGAACATGGAGTAGAGAAACTCGGTAAAGTAGATCTTGAAAAAGCAATAATTAAAACAGGATTGCTTAGAAGATCTGAAGTTACTCCCCGTATACTTAAATCAGATAATAATCGAAAAAAACTTAATATAGCCTTCCTTAATCATGCAGCAGAAGATATTTACCAATTAAAAAATGCAGACTACGTCGTGACTGTGGGCGATGATACTACTCTTGTTGCTGGTGATATACTGTATAGATTTGACGTTCCTGTAATTGGTATTACTGATGGGGACATTGATAAAGTTGTGGAAAAAGGGTTTAAAACAAAACGTTCATTCATAATTGAGCTTGAAAGAGGTCTGGATGACGTTATTGGTGAAAAAATTCATTCTGAACTTTTTAATGGAGAAGAAATCATTGAAATAGAAAATATCGAAAGTTTTAAAAATGAAATCTTACAGATTATAAATAATATTACCACTTGCTATAAAATAAAAGAAAATTGAGGTGTACAAGTGGATTTAAACGATCTTATTATTTCCCTTAAGAATTTTGAAGGGATTACAAGAAAAAATCCTATAAAAAATATAACCAATATCTTAAAAGATACATATAATATCGCTGGAAAAACTGTTTTAAGTTTTGGAGACGATGCATCTGCATTGGATATTGGGAACAATAAATTAGTTCTTCTTGCAGCCGATGGAATGTGGGGGAAGCTTATGGAAGCCGATCCACGCTGGGCTGGATACTGTTCTGTTTTAGTTAATGTAAATGATATTGCTGCAATGGGTGGCGAGCCTATTGGTATGACCAACGTTCTTTCAACTTCTGATGATGATATACGCCGTGAAATACTCTTAGGAATTAAAGAAGGAGTTGAAAAATTCGGCGTTCCGATGGTGGGGGGTCATTTTCATCCTGATACACCATACAATGCACTGGATGTTTCAATTACTGGAATTATAGATAGAAATGACGTTATAACAAGTTGTGATGCGAAAGTTGGAGATAAAATCATAATCGCAATAGATATTGACGGTAAAATGCATCCCAAGTTCAATCTGAACTGGGATACAACAACAATGAAAAGTTCCCAGCTTGTGCAGGATCAGATAAAAATGATGAATAAAATAGCAAAAGAACATCTTGTTACTTCTGGGCGTGATATTAGTAATCCGGGAGCTCTTGGTACTCTTGGAATGCTCCTTGAAGCATCTGATGTAGGAGCATCAGTTGAAATTGAAAAAATACCAAGAAATGAGAACGTAGAATGGGAACAATGGCTTAAATTATATCCTGGAGCAGGATTTGTATTAACTGCGCGAAAAGAAAATGTGGATAGATGTATAGAATTGCTTGAAGAAGTTAATATCAAATCATGTGTTGTTGGAGAAATAATTGAAGATAAAAAACTTTATGTATCTTTTAATGGTCAGAAAGGAATATTATTTGACTTTAAAGATGATGAAATAATGGGCTTTAAAGAGGAAAGATCTTCTGAGGAGATTTAATGATTGTAAGGGTCAATGGAGAAGAAATAGGCCTTCCTGAAGGCTCCACAATTAGAGATGCAATTGAAACAGCGGAAGCACCATACATTGAAGGTTGCATTCTATCTGTAATAAAGGGTAAAGAAGAAGTGGAAAAACATGTTAATAAATATAAAATAAAAACCAGTAAAGGAAGCGTGATTATAGAATTACTGGAAGATGGGCCTTCAAATTTAACAGATACATGGAAACAGAAGTATAAAGAGTTTGAAAATCTAAGAATAAGATGGATTACTTCAAATGAAGTTTCATTAGGGCCAGTTAAAACTGATTTAATCCCTACAAAGGATGAGCATGAATATTTCCCATGGGAGGTTATAGTAAGTCTTTCAGGATTCACTGCAGATTCAACACATATTATTCTAAGCAAATCAAAACATAAAGGAGTTTATGGCGTTCCAGAGGGAAATAGGGGTGTTTTTGCCCGAATAATTGGAGGGAAAAGAACTGTATTCAATCTTACTGATGATGATTTTATAAAAGAAATAAAACCTGTCATTGAACGCAGAAGTACTGTAAAAAGCGCTTCAATAATTGATTTAAATACTCCTGTAGAAGAAGGAAATGAAATATTTACCTATGTCCTTGTTAAACCCGAATTTAAATCTCCAAGTTCTGTTGAACACTTCTTTGCTCTTTCTGAAGGAGGTAAAATAAGGGTTGATTATGAATCCAATTCATTTATAGGTTTCTATAAACTGCATGGCCTTGAAAAAAGTGCAGAACTAATAGATCAAAGAAATAGAGGGACTGTAACACTTAGAAATAAGGGTAAAGGAGTGGGAAAAGTCTATATTTACCGAGAAGACAGGGTATCAGCACCTTCCCATACCATCATTGGACATGTTGAAAAAGGGATGCAAATCCTGGATATAGCAAATGCAGGGGATTTGATTACATTTAAATCAGACCCTGAGAGAATAATGACCCTTTCTATGACTCAAAAAGAAGCAGAAGAATACCTATCATCCAAAGGAATAGAACAGATACGTGAGGGTCTTACCGAAGATGATGCAATAGTTGTAGGACAGGACCCGGCTTTTACCATGGACATCATCGATAAAAAGAAAGTTACCACCATGGGGATTGATAAAAATAAAATAATTCAAATCGAAATAGATCCGACTGCCCATAGATCTTCATGGTACTTCCAGAAACTTACAGGGCTTCTTGATTCGCCAGTAGGATCCCTTAAAGTTCATTTCGCCTTCCCCGGAATGAAGGTTATTATGTTCCAGGGAAGTTCAAAAGATGCAAAGGGGCTTGTTCCAGAGAATACCCCACAAAAATGTGTAAGTACTGGTGAAATAGGAATAACAAACATGTCTCGTAGACATATTGGAATGGTCGGAGTAAGATTTGAAGATAATGATGAATATGGGCCGACAGGAGAACCATTTGGAGGAACTAACATAGTTGGTAGAGTGGTTAAGGGTCTTGAAAATCTTGAAAAATTAAAAGAGGGAGATGTGGTTTATGTCACAACAAAACTCTGAAGATTCTAATGTAACTCGGATGATAATACTTGGACCTTCTGCGCAGATAAATCCGTCAGAACTTGTCCAGAAGCTCCATATGCTAGAATTACCACTTACAATTAAATCAACGTGCTACGGAGCAATAATTCATGGGGATGAAAAGATTGTAAAAGATGCTATGGAAAGAATAAGGAAACATGATCCCTACAACATCTTTACAAAGGATAGAGGGTTTCCTCCAGGAGATCCAAGGCGTTGCAGAGCTAAAAGAGGGGCAGCACGGGAAGGATTTCATCAGCTTGAAAAAGAATTTGAACTTCTTGACTGTGTAAGAGAAGCACTTGAAAATCCTAGAGAAGTTCATGTTGAAAAACCAAAGAAAATCACTCCAGATTCTCTTAAAAAAGTTATTATTGAATGCGAAAAAGAGTAATCAATAAAATAAGTTTATTATGTAATATAAACAATATTAGTTGAGGAATGATAAAATGCAGATAACTCCTTTCTCTAAAGGTGAAGAAATAGCGCCAATTGCGCTTGCAGTTCATGAACTTGTAAACAGACTCCCCACAACAATGCGTACCCAGAATTGTAATGGGGTTAGAATTGAAGATGGAGAAATTATTGATTATAATTATACTGGTCCTGTTTTAGAAAAAGTACTGAATGAAGGTAAAATTACTCATACAATCCCAGAACGCGGCCCTTATACAGGAATTCCTGTAATTGTCGTTCCAATAAAAGAAAATAACCAAGTTATTTGTGTAATAGGGCTTATTGACATAACTAAAGGAATATTCAGTGATCTTATGGAGATCACAAGAAGACCTGGACACACAGATCATAAGGAGGAGTTTTATTGAAAATAGCTATATTTCCTCCAAATTCATTAATCTTAGCTGATTTAGTGGAGAGGAAGGGGCATGAAGCTCTTGCATTACAAAAAGAAATAAGAAAAAAGGTTATAGATCCAGAAATTGATTCACCACCATTTAATATTACAGAAGAAGAGCCAATAAAAGGCCTTAAATATGCTGCAATTGAAGTTCCATCAGGTGTAAGGGGTAGAATGGCCATATTTGGTCCTTTAATTGATGAAGCTGATGCTGCAATCATAATGGAAGAAGCACCCTATGGATTTGGATGTGTAGGATGTGCAAGGACAAATGAACTATCAATGTACTATCTAAGAAAGAAAGATATTCCAATTCTTGAACTTCAATATCCTACAACAAGGGAAGAGGCAATAGAAATGGTAAATACAATTAACACTTTTTTAGATGAACTGGAGGAAAAAAATGGTTAAAATAGCCCAAATATCATGCGGAACAGAATATAGTGGTATTCAAAAGGAAATTGAAAAAGCTGCTGAGACATTTGGCGCTGAAATCGTCATTCCAGAAGCAGATTTAGATTATATTGATGAAGCTTACCATAAATTTGGTTTTAATGCTGCAAGTTCAAGCATAAGGTTAATGATTGCCAGAGCAATGTCCATTGTTGAAGGAAAAGCAGATGCTGATGCTGTATTTATAGGAACATGCTTTAGGTGTGCAGAAGGAGCTCTGGTTAGGAATGAAGTAAGACGATTTATACAGCAAAACACAAATTTACCGGTTGTAACTTATTCTTTTACTGAAAGAACAAAAGCTGACGAGCTTTTCATCAGGATGGAAGCATTATCTACAATCGTAGATAGAAAAAGTTTACTTGCACGTGAAAAGCAGGATGGTCTTACCATTGGAATAGATTCCGGTTCAACAACCACAAAAGTTGTTTTAATGGAAAATAACAAGATAATTGGTACTGGTTGGCTTCCAACCACAGATGTTATCAAATCTGCCGAAGATGGAATGGTCAGTGCATTTGAAGGAACAGGATATAAATTAGATGATGTTGATGGTATGGGTGTAACTGGATATGGTCGGTTAACCATAGGTAAACATTTTAATGCTGCTTTAATCCAGGAAGAGCTCAGTGTTAACTCAAAAGGAGCTGTTTACCTTGCAGATAGGCAAAAAGGCGAAGCAACAGTTCTCGATATTGGGGGAATGGATAACAAGGTTATTACAGTAAATGATGGAATACCCGATAATTTCACCATGGGGGGAATCTGTGCGGGAGCTTCAGGCCGATTTTTAGAAATAACTGCAAGAAGACTTGGAGTTGACATAAGCGAGCTTGGAGGTCTGGCTTTAAAAGGTAATTATAAAAATGCGCTTTTAAACAGTTACTGTATCGTATTTGGTATACAGGATCTGGTTACATCACTTGCTGCGGGAGGTACTAAAGAAGATGTAGCATCTGCTGCATGTTATTCTGTTGCCGAGCAAGTTTATGAACAGCAGCTTCAAGAAATTGATGTCAGAGAGCCAATTATTCAAGTAGGAGGAACTTCTTTAATTGAAGGTCTCGTTGAAGCCGTAAGTACCATTCTTGGAGGAATTGAAGTAATAGTGCCTGAAAATTCCCAGCACATAGGTGCTGTTGGTGCGGCACTTTTAGTGTCTGGTTTAGGAAAAGAATAGAGTGGAGAAAGCAAATGTTAGTTGAATGTTATGATGAACAAGGCGCAGAAGTCTATGAGATGATAATAAAGCAAATAATGCAGGACGTTCAAGTAGGTCGTGCTATCAGTGATATGAAAGTATTCGTTGACCCAAGAGAACCCGTATTC
The window above is part of the Methanobacterium sp. genome. Proteins encoded here:
- a CDS encoding DUF2111 domain-containing protein; the encoded protein is MQITPFSKGEEIAPIALAVHELVNRLPTTMRTQNCNGVRIEDGEIIDYNYTGPVLEKVLNEGKITHTIPERGPYTGIPVIVVPIKENNQVICVIGLIDITKGIFSDLMEITRRPGHTDHKEEFY
- a CDS encoding methanogenesis marker 2 protein, whose amino-acid sequence is MDLNDLIISLKNFEGITRKNPIKNITNILKDTYNIAGKTVLSFGDDASALDIGNNKLVLLAADGMWGKLMEADPRWAGYCSVLVNVNDIAAMGGEPIGMTNVLSTSDDDIRREILLGIKEGVEKFGVPMVGGHFHPDTPYNALDVSITGIIDRNDVITSCDAKVGDKIIIAIDIDGKMHPKFNLNWDTTTMKSSQLVQDQIKMMNKIAKEHLVTSGRDISNPGALGTLGMLLEASDVGASVEIEKIPRNENVEWEQWLKLYPGAGFVLTARKENVDRCIELLEEVNIKSCVVGEIIEDKKLYVSFNGQKGILFDFKDDEIMGFKEERSSEEI
- a CDS encoding methanogenesis marker 15 protein gives rise to the protein MVKIAQISCGTEYSGIQKEIEKAAETFGAEIVIPEADLDYIDEAYHKFGFNAASSSIRLMIARAMSIVEGKADADAVFIGTCFRCAEGALVRNEVRRFIQQNTNLPVVTYSFTERTKADELFIRMEALSTIVDRKSLLAREKQDGLTIGIDSGSTTTKVVLMENNKIIGTGWLPTTDVIKSAEDGMVSAFEGTGYKLDDVDGMGVTGYGRLTIGKHFNAALIQEELSVNSKGAVYLADRQKGEATVLDIGGMDNKVITVNDGIPDNFTMGGICAGASGRFLEITARRLGVDISELGGLALKGNYKNALLNSYCIVFGIQDLVTSLAAGGTKEDVASAACYSVAEQVYEQQLQEIDVREPIIQVGGTSLIEGLVEAVSTILGGIEVIVPENSQHIGAVGAALLVSGLGKE
- a CDS encoding DUF2117 domain-containing protein, with protein sequence MKIGIVVHGPFIVDSGYAEKILKLLNNYGEVKARLGGTMGRTAVHDAGLEDKIDISRKLLPSESIDKFADEKYDVIFLINYGKSSVTGHAFGFKVYNRCKGNPPLIQIERPGETDGSVVPWTKSLEGLGEKISKDLNLQVVDPQIIKEKMASNKVSKTERAVAGVSLGENIFVNGIVIGKSTSCDVTLIAENGIITEIKGGNIKEHGVEKLGKVDLEKAIIKTGLLRRSEVTPRILKSDNNRKKLNIAFLNHAAEDIYQLKNADYVVTVGDDTTLVAGDILYRFDVPVIGITDGDIDKVVEKGFKTKRSFIIELERGLDDVIGEKIHSELFNGEEIIEIENIESFKNEILQIINNITTCYKIKEN
- a CDS encoding methanogenesis marker 3 protein, which encodes MIVRVNGEEIGLPEGSTIRDAIETAEAPYIEGCILSVIKGKEEVEKHVNKYKIKTSKGSVIIELLEDGPSNLTDTWKQKYKEFENLRIRWITSNEVSLGPVKTDLIPTKDEHEYFPWEVIVSLSGFTADSTHIILSKSKHKGVYGVPEGNRGVFARIIGGKRTVFNLTDDDFIKEIKPVIERRSTVKSASIIDLNTPVEEGNEIFTYVLVKPEFKSPSSVEHFFALSEGGKIRVDYESNSFIGFYKLHGLEKSAELIDQRNRGTVTLRNKGKGVGKVYIYREDRVSAPSHTIIGHVEKGMQILDIANAGDLITFKSDPERIMTLSMTQKEAEEYLSSKGIEQIREGLTEDDAIVVGQDPAFTMDIIDKKKVTTMGIDKNKIIQIEIDPTAHRSSWYFQKLTGLLDSPVGSLKVHFAFPGMKVIMFQGSSKDAKGLVPENTPQKCVSTGEIGITNMSRRHIGMVGVRFEDNDEYGPTGEPFGGTNIVGRVVKGLENLEKLKEGDVVYVTTKL
- a CDS encoding MogA/MoaB family molybdenum cofactor biosynthesis protein, which codes for MKSESMEKHKKEAPKSVKGAVITLSDSKFNDFLNFKNNDPSGSIIKEALRKNNEVVFYSVIPDDAGFLLSMINHIIDNFQADIIITTGGTGIGSRDITIETLKEVFEKELDGFGEIFRYESYKELGTGAILSRATAGVYKGKLIICLPGSPNAVTLGLKIILPELGHLVKHLKE
- a CDS encoding methanogenesis marker 6 protein encodes the protein MSQQNSEDSNVTRMIILGPSAQINPSELVQKLHMLELPLTIKSTCYGAIIHGDEKIVKDAMERIRKHDPYNIFTKDRGFPPGDPRRCRAKRGAAREGFHQLEKEFELLDCVREALENPREVHVEKPKKITPDSLKKVIIECEKE
- a CDS encoding ribonuclease VapC, yielding MQKQIFILDTSAIIGGFYSKKEANFTTNDVIQEIKDLKSSILLESTIEKGFIKIREPDEKDIKEIDAVIKASGDILRLSDVDKNIIALALKYKKKGFKPLVITDDYSMQNTLKTINIDYSSVLTDGIEEVINWVKKCKGCKKIYPSDYQYEDCEICGSPIFKKKIKIKK
- a CDS encoding methanogenesis marker 5 protein gives rise to the protein MKIAIFPPNSLILADLVERKGHEALALQKEIRKKVIDPEIDSPPFNITEEEPIKGLKYAAIEVPSGVRGRMAIFGPLIDEADAAIIMEEAPYGFGCVGCARTNELSMYYLRKKDIPILELQYPTTREEAIEMVNTINTFLDELEEKNG